The following proteins come from a genomic window of Natrinema saccharevitans:
- a CDS encoding ferritin-like domain-containing protein: protein MTTDEITDLLTGAYIDELETVMNYQTNAIVLDGIHAEEVKTSLEEDIQEELDHARMLGERLKQLDESPPGSESFEANQHGLQPPEDTTDVQSVIEGVLEAEEDAIETYRSLIEAATEANDPVTEDVAVTILADEEAHRTEFRGFQKEFPMD, encoded by the coding sequence ATGACGACCGACGAGATCACCGACCTGCTGACCGGAGCGTACATCGACGAACTCGAGACGGTGATGAACTACCAGACCAACGCGATCGTCCTCGACGGCATCCACGCCGAGGAGGTCAAGACGAGCCTGGAAGAGGACATCCAAGAGGAACTCGACCACGCCCGGATGCTCGGCGAACGGCTGAAACAGCTCGACGAATCCCCGCCGGGCTCGGAGTCGTTCGAGGCCAACCAGCACGGCCTCCAGCCGCCCGAAGACACCACCGACGTCCAGTCGGTCATCGAGGGGGTCCTCGAGGCCGAGGAGGACGCCATCGAGACCTACCGGTCGCTGATCGAGGCCGCGACGGAGGCCAACGATCCGGTCACGGAGGACGTGGCGGTGACGATCCTCGCCGACGAGGAGGCCCACCGGACGGAATTCCGCGGGTTCCAGAAGGAGTTCCCGATGGACTAA
- a CDS encoding ribbon-helix-helix domain-containing protein — protein MTDYTTVSIPKDLADRVEETIEGTSFQSTSDLVRFLLRSIVIQHQKEGELTEAEFEEITEQLRGLGYLE, from the coding sequence ATGACCGACTACACCACGGTGTCGATCCCGAAGGACCTCGCGGACCGCGTCGAAGAGACGATCGAAGGGACGAGCTTTCAGAGTACGAGCGACCTCGTCCGCTTCCTGCTTCGCAGCATCGTGATCCAGCACCAGAAGGAGGGCGAACTCACCGAAGCGGAGTTCGAGGAGATCACCGAACAGCTCCGCGGGCTGGGCTACCTCGAGTAG
- a CDS encoding SDR family oxidoreductase, translated as MSTLLTDDVAVVTGGASGNGRAIARRFASEGADIVIADIQASPREGGEPTHELIEAETQSKATFVECDVTNADDLEAAIEAAEEFGGVTVMVNNAGIFHGEDFLEVDEDEFDRMMDINVKGVYFGAQAAAKRMIEADGGRIINLSSVAGLEGSGEFITYCGTKGAVRLLTYAMAARLGPDGVRVNAIHPGLIETTMTTDDYPIMGTDAEEDFLQAIPSRRAGQPEDVADAALYLASDLSDYVNGESLVVDGGMTNTQ; from the coding sequence ATGTCCACATTACTCACAGACGACGTGGCAGTTGTTACCGGTGGTGCCAGCGGCAACGGACGCGCGATTGCCCGTCGGTTCGCTTCGGAAGGAGCCGACATCGTTATCGCGGATATTCAGGCGTCGCCTCGCGAGGGTGGAGAACCAACGCACGAACTGATCGAGGCCGAAACGCAGTCGAAGGCGACGTTCGTCGAGTGTGACGTCACGAACGCCGACGATCTCGAAGCGGCGATCGAGGCTGCCGAGGAGTTCGGTGGTGTCACCGTGATGGTGAACAACGCGGGAATCTTCCACGGCGAGGACTTCCTCGAAGTCGACGAAGACGAGTTCGATCGGATGATGGACATCAACGTCAAAGGCGTCTATTTCGGCGCGCAAGCGGCGGCAAAGCGGATGATCGAAGCCGATGGCGGACGAATCATCAACCTCTCGTCGGTCGCCGGCCTCGAGGGCTCGGGCGAGTTCATCACGTACTGTGGGACGAAAGGCGCCGTGCGACTACTCACGTATGCGATGGCGGCAAGGCTGGGACCCGACGGCGTTCGAGTGAACGCTATCCATCCGGGGCTGATCGAGACGACGATGACGACTGATGACTACCCGATTATGGGTACGGACGCCGAAGAAGACTTCTTGCAGGCGATCCCGTCGCGGCGGGCGGGCCAACCTGAAGACGTCGCGGATGCGGCGCTGTACCTCGCAAGTGATCTCTCGGACTACGTAAACGGTGAATCGCTCGTCGTCGACGGCGGGATGACGAACACACAGTAG
- a CDS encoding DUF5779 family protein — translation MSDFDLDLRTVEEHIDDELEIEGSIVLGVLDGDTPAEEWLETISKGNVLVLNVEGDVNELAAGFARDVREEGGNLVHFRGFLLVTPPGVDVSTERL, via the coding sequence ATGAGCGATTTCGACCTCGACCTCCGAACCGTCGAGGAACACATCGACGACGAACTCGAGATCGAGGGCAGCATCGTGCTGGGCGTCCTCGACGGGGATACCCCGGCCGAGGAGTGGCTCGAGACGATCTCCAAGGGGAACGTCCTCGTGTTGAACGTCGAGGGCGACGTCAACGAGCTGGCCGCGGGGTTCGCGCGCGACGTCAGGGAGGAGGGTGGCAACCTCGTTCACTTCCGGGGGTTCCTGCTGGTGACGCCGCCGGGCGTGGACGTGAGTACCGAACGGCTCTAA
- the ilvC gene encoding ketol-acid reductoisomerase, which yields MTDEFTTDIYYDDDADVSTLDDETVAVLGYGSQGHAHALNLHDSGVDVIVGLRESSSSRSAAEADGLTVETPADAVAAASYVSVLVPDTVQADVYENAIAPNLEAGDTLQFAHGLNIHYAQIEPPEDVDVTMVAPKSPGHLVRRNYENDEGTPGLLAVYQDTTGDAQERALAYAKGIGCTRAGVIETTFREEVESDLFGEQAVLCGGVTSLVKHGYETLVDAGYSPEIAYFECLNELKLIVDLMYEGGHAEMWDSVSDTAEYGGLSRGDRIVDETVRENMEETLEEIQDGEFTREWILENQAGRPSYNQLREAEKNHEIEQVGERLRDLFAWADEEETEDESVQVQADD from the coding sequence ATGACTGACGAATTCACCACCGACATCTACTACGACGACGACGCAGACGTATCGACGCTCGACGACGAGACCGTGGCCGTGCTTGGCTACGGGAGCCAGGGCCACGCTCACGCGCTGAACCTCCACGACAGCGGGGTCGACGTGATCGTCGGCCTGCGCGAGAGTTCGTCCTCCCGGTCGGCCGCCGAAGCGGACGGGCTGACGGTCGAGACCCCCGCCGACGCGGTCGCGGCGGCCTCCTACGTCTCCGTCCTCGTGCCCGACACCGTCCAGGCGGACGTCTACGAGAACGCCATCGCGCCGAACCTCGAGGCCGGCGACACGCTGCAGTTCGCCCACGGGCTGAACATCCACTACGCCCAGATCGAGCCGCCGGAAGACGTCGACGTGACGATGGTCGCGCCCAAGAGCCCGGGCCACCTCGTCCGGCGCAACTACGAGAACGACGAGGGGACCCCCGGTCTGCTCGCGGTCTATCAGGACACGACCGGCGACGCACAGGAGCGCGCCCTCGCGTACGCGAAGGGGATCGGCTGTACCCGCGCCGGCGTCATCGAGACGACGTTCCGGGAGGAGGTCGAATCGGACCTCTTCGGCGAGCAGGCCGTCCTCTGTGGCGGCGTCACCTCGCTGGTCAAACACGGCTACGAGACGCTGGTCGACGCCGGCTACTCGCCGGAGATCGCCTACTTCGAGTGTCTCAACGAACTCAAGCTGATCGTCGACCTGATGTACGAGGGCGGCCACGCCGAGATGTGGGATTCCGTCTCAGATACCGCCGAGTACGGCGGTCTCTCCCGGGGCGACCGCATCGTCGACGAGACCGTCCGCGAGAACATGGAGGAGACCCTCGAAGAGATCCAAGACGGCGAGTTCACGCGCGAGTGGATCCTCGAGAACCAGGCCGGTCGCCCGAGCTACAACCAGCTCCGGGAGGCCGAGAAGAACCACGAGATCGAACAGGTCGGCGAGCGCCTGCGCGACCTGTTCGCGTGGGCCGACGAGGAGGAAACGGAAGACGAGTCCGTCCAGGTGCAGGCGGACGACTGA
- the ilvB gene encoding biosynthetic-type acetolactate synthase large subunit, producing MSERAAKISPAEEEQDDDQITDSAAPDAAVEEDATSDSETTTEPVTSGAESVVRALENAGVEYAFGVQGGAIMPVYDALYHSDIDHVMMAHEQGAAHAADAYGIVSGEPGVCLATSGPGATNLVTGIADADMDSDPMLALTGQVPTEFVGNDAFQETDTTGVTTPITKDNTFASSSDTVGNDVSEAFALAREGRPGPTLVDLPKDVTNGETDREPDAPAVPDTYEVQERADEETVAAAAERIENADRPVMLLGGGVIKGEASEACREFAIEHEIPVVTTMPGIGSFPEDHELSLEMAGMHGTGYANMAITHCDTLIGIGTRFDDRLTGGIETFAPDAEVIHVDIDPAEISKNIYADYPLVGDAETVVEQLAEAVDDSPEAKKWRAQCQQWKSDYSMAYDAPKDKPVQPEFVVEALDEATDDDTIVTTGVGQHQMWACQYWTYTEPRTWVSSHGLGAMGYGLPSAIGARLAADDDQDVVCIDGDGSFLMTMQGLSVAVREDLDITVAVLNNEYIGMVRQWQDAFFEGRHAASDYGWMPEFDKLAEAFGAQGYRIDDYDDVADTVADAIAYDGPSVIDVHIDPDANVYPMVPSGGDNGQFALTEDQL from the coding sequence ATGAGCGAACGCGCAGCAAAGATTTCGCCAGCGGAAGAGGAACAGGACGACGACCAGATCACCGACAGCGCCGCGCCCGACGCGGCCGTCGAGGAGGACGCGACGAGCGACTCCGAGACGACGACCGAGCCCGTTACCTCGGGTGCCGAATCGGTCGTCCGCGCGTTGGAGAACGCGGGCGTCGAGTACGCCTTCGGCGTGCAGGGCGGGGCGATCATGCCCGTCTACGACGCGCTGTACCATTCGGACATCGATCACGTGATGATGGCCCACGAGCAGGGCGCGGCCCACGCTGCCGACGCCTACGGCATCGTCTCGGGCGAGCCAGGGGTCTGTCTGGCCACGTCGGGACCGGGCGCGACCAACCTCGTGACCGGCATCGCCGACGCCGACATGGACTCGGACCCGATGCTCGCGCTGACCGGGCAGGTCCCGACGGAGTTCGTCGGCAACGACGCCTTTCAGGAGACCGACACGACCGGCGTCACGACGCCGATCACGAAGGACAACACCTTCGCGAGCAGTTCCGACACCGTCGGCAACGACGTCAGCGAGGCCTTCGCGCTGGCCCGCGAGGGACGACCGGGGCCGACCCTGGTCGACCTGCCGAAAGACGTCACCAACGGCGAGACCGACCGCGAGCCCGACGCGCCGGCAGTGCCCGACACCTACGAGGTCCAGGAGCGGGCCGACGAGGAGACCGTCGCGGCCGCGGCCGAGCGGATCGAGAACGCCGACCGCCCCGTCATGCTGCTTGGCGGGGGCGTCATCAAGGGCGAGGCCAGCGAGGCCTGCCGCGAGTTCGCGATCGAACACGAGATCCCGGTCGTCACCACGATGCCCGGCATCGGGTCCTTCCCCGAGGATCACGAGCTATCCCTCGAGATGGCGGGGATGCACGGCACCGGCTACGCCAACATGGCGATCACCCACTGTGACACCCTGATCGGGATCGGCACCCGGTTCGACGACCGCCTGACCGGCGGCATCGAGACCTTCGCGCCCGACGCGGAGGTCATCCACGTCGACATCGATCCCGCCGAAATCTCGAAGAACATCTACGCGGACTACCCGCTGGTCGGCGACGCCGAAACCGTCGTCGAGCAGTTAGCCGAGGCGGTCGACGACTCGCCGGAAGCCAAGAAGTGGCGCGCCCAGTGCCAGCAGTGGAAGTCCGACTACTCGATGGCCTACGACGCGCCGAAGGACAAGCCGGTCCAGCCGGAGTTCGTCGTCGAGGCCCTGGACGAGGCCACCGACGACGACACCATCGTCACGACCGGCGTCGGCCAGCACCAGATGTGGGCCTGCCAGTACTGGACCTACACCGAGCCCCGCACGTGGGTCTCGAGTCACGGGCTCGGCGCGATGGGCTACGGCCTGCCGTCGGCGATCGGCGCGCGACTGGCGGCCGACGACGACCAGGACGTCGTCTGTATCGACGGCGACGGCTCGTTCCTGATGACGATGCAGGGGCTGTCGGTCGCGGTCCGCGAGGACCTCGATATCACGGTCGCCGTCCTCAACAACGAGTACATCGGGATGGTCCGACAGTGGCAGGACGCCTTCTTCGAGGGCCGACACGCCGCCTCGGACTACGGCTGGATGCCCGAGTTCGACAAGCTCGCCGAGGCCTTCGGCGCGCAGGGGTACCGGATCGACGACTACGACGACGTCGCCGACACCGTCGCGGACGCCATCGCGTACGACGGCCCCTCGGTGATCGACGTCCACATCGATCCCGACGCAAACGTCTACCCGATGGTGCCCTCTGGCGGCGACAACGGCCAGTTCGCACTCACGGAGGACCAGCTATGA
- the ilvN gene encoding acetolactate synthase small subunit, with the protein MKKGLEGPPPEERPTPAGRRNKQGIRIDPEVEATHDPRRTVISALVEHEPGVLSDVSGLFSRRQFNIESLTVGPTEDDDRARMTIVVEEPDPGIDQVKKQLRKLVPVIAVRELEPDAMRRELALIKVDADDPAQIAAVAEMYGGKTVDSSPETATVEVTGARQKIEAAVETFSQFGIREISRTGTTALARGTDPTGTAGATAQPADEANHDEPYTADDD; encoded by the coding sequence ATGAAGAAGGGACTCGAGGGCCCACCACCGGAAGAGCGACCGACTCCCGCGGGACGGCGCAACAAGCAGGGCATCCGCATCGATCCCGAGGTCGAAGCGACCCACGACCCCCGCCGGACCGTCATCTCGGCGCTGGTCGAACACGAGCCCGGCGTCCTCTCGGACGTCTCGGGCCTGTTCTCGCGCCGACAGTTCAACATCGAGAGCCTGACGGTCGGGCCGACCGAGGACGACGACCGCGCTCGGATGACGATCGTCGTCGAGGAGCCCGATCCGGGCATCGATCAGGTCAAAAAGCAACTGCGCAAGCTCGTCCCGGTCATCGCGGTGCGCGAACTCGAGCCCGACGCCATGCGCCGGGAACTCGCGCTGATCAAGGTCGACGCCGACGACCCCGCACAGATCGCCGCCGTCGCCGAGATGTACGGCGGCAAGACCGTCGACTCGAGTCCGGAGACGGCGACGGTCGAGGTCACCGGCGCGCGCCAGAAGATCGAGGCCGCGGTCGAGACCTTCAGCCAGTTCGGGATCCGGGAGATCTCTCGGACCGGGACGACGGCGCTGGCCCGCGGAACCGACCCGACGGGGACGGCCGGCGCGACGGCACAGCCCGCCGACGAGGCGAACCACGACGAACCCTACACAGCAGACGATGACTGA
- a CDS encoding DUF5789 family protein, with protein MGVRPPSSGDDEEPDSIEFGIAAVDARLKDADLRFPATKDDVNAALGHERIPYDVHGNDVALSEMLERVPAQQFDSRQELLNALHEPFEEYRRNRSGGVVAQVRSLLPF; from the coding sequence ATGGGAGTACGGCCACCATCGAGCGGCGACGACGAGGAACCCGACAGCATCGAGTTCGGCATCGCGGCCGTCGACGCCCGCCTCAAGGACGCCGATCTGCGCTTTCCGGCCACGAAAGACGACGTCAACGCGGCGCTCGGCCACGAACGCATCCCCTACGATGTCCACGGCAACGACGTTGCGCTGTCCGAGATGCTCGAGCGGGTCCCGGCCCAACAGTTCGATTCCCGGCAGGAACTGCTGAACGCGCTCCACGAACCCTTCGAGGAGTATCGGCGGAACCGCTCGGGCGGGGTCGTCGCACAGGTCCGCTCGCTGTTGCCCTTCTGA
- a CDS encoding metal-dependent hydrolase — translation MPDLLTHVLVGYAIGTALSVLYGWFDRGHVTLVMLGALSPDLAKVDLVVPAIVVSDLLGVPFRWSALHTVVGSVLAAALCVLLFAPEYRRTVLALVALGAASHHLLDLGLVTPTGESYAVFWPLTSVRLPAGDLYLSTDRWPALVAGTCAALARAVARRREHREGDATTAD, via the coding sequence ATGCCTGACCTGCTCACGCACGTCCTCGTCGGCTACGCGATCGGGACGGCGCTGTCGGTCCTGTACGGGTGGTTCGACCGAGGCCACGTGACGCTGGTGATGCTCGGCGCGCTCTCGCCCGACCTCGCGAAGGTCGACCTCGTCGTTCCGGCGATCGTCGTCAGCGACCTGCTCGGCGTTCCGTTTCGCTGGTCGGCGTTGCATACCGTCGTCGGGTCGGTCCTTGCGGCGGCGCTTTGTGTACTGCTGTTCGCGCCCGAGTACCGTCGGACCGTTCTCGCGCTGGTCGCGCTCGGGGCCGCGTCGCACCACCTCCTCGATCTCGGACTCGTGACGCCGACGGGGGAGAGCTACGCCGTCTTCTGGCCGCTGACCTCGGTCCGGCTTCCGGCAGGGGACCTCTATCTGAGTACCGACCGCTGGCCGGCGCTCGTCGCCGGGACGTGTGCCGCCCTCGCTCGGGCGGTCGCCCGCCGACGCGAGCATCGGGAGGGAGACGCGACGACGGCCGACTGA
- the aglM gene encoding UDP-glucose 6-dehydrogenase AglM: protein MHVSIVGSGYVGTTVAACLADLGHDVVNVEIDEDIVASINAGEAPIHESGLEERIAAHAGTRLRATTDYDAVRETDVTFLCLPTPQSDDGSLDLAIMEAGAESLGRALASKDDDHLVVVKSTVLPGTTEDVVAPILEAESGTPIGEGIEVAMNPEFLRMGTAVQDFLEPDKVVFGTASDDAAATLRELYAPILERDGTDPVETDVREAELIKYANNAFLASKVSLVNELGNVAKAYGADAYEVLEAVGLDDRISERFMRSGLGWGGSCFPKDVNALRAGAREQGYEPELLDAAVAVNDGQPRRLVDLLADHVPLEGARIAVLGLSFKPGTDDVRKSRALDVIDVLTARGADVVAYDPVAIENVRPDYPDIEYADSSEGALTDADGAVVATGWPEFDGLSVDGMARTVVVDGRRIDVDEDALEVYEGLTW, encoded by the coding sequence ATGCACGTTTCTATCGTCGGCAGCGGTTACGTCGGCACGACAGTCGCCGCCTGCCTCGCCGACCTCGGTCACGACGTGGTCAACGTCGAAATCGACGAGGACATCGTCGCCAGCATAAACGCCGGCGAGGCACCGATCCACGAGTCCGGACTCGAAGAGCGGATCGCCGCCCACGCCGGCACCCGTCTCCGCGCGACGACCGACTACGATGCCGTCCGCGAGACGGACGTTACCTTCCTCTGTCTCCCCACGCCCCAGTCCGACGACGGAAGCCTCGATCTCGCGATCATGGAGGCCGGGGCGGAGTCGCTCGGCCGCGCCCTCGCGAGCAAGGACGACGATCACCTCGTGGTCGTCAAGAGTACGGTCCTGCCCGGGACCACCGAGGATGTCGTCGCGCCGATCCTCGAGGCCGAGTCCGGAACCCCCATCGGCGAGGGGATCGAGGTCGCCATGAACCCCGAGTTCCTCCGGATGGGAACCGCGGTGCAGGACTTCCTCGAGCCGGACAAGGTCGTCTTCGGCACGGCGAGCGACGATGCGGCGGCCACCCTCCGCGAGCTGTACGCCCCGATTCTCGAGCGCGACGGGACCGATCCGGTCGAGACCGACGTTCGGGAGGCCGAACTCATCAAGTACGCGAACAACGCCTTCCTCGCGTCGAAGGTCTCGCTGGTCAACGAGTTGGGCAACGTCGCCAAGGCCTACGGCGCGGACGCCTACGAGGTCCTCGAGGCGGTCGGGCTCGACGATCGGATCTCCGAGCGGTTCATGCGCTCCGGCCTAGGCTGGGGCGGCTCCTGTTTCCCCAAGGACGTCAACGCCCTGCGGGCCGGTGCCCGCGAACAGGGGTACGAGCCGGAACTGCTCGACGCGGCCGTCGCGGTTAACGACGGCCAGCCGCGGCGGCTCGTCGATCTCCTCGCGGACCACGTTCCACTCGAGGGTGCCCGCATCGCGGTACTCGGACTGTCGTTCAAGCCCGGCACCGACGACGTGCGCAAGTCCCGCGCGCTCGACGTGATCGACGTCCTGACGGCGCGCGGCGCGGACGTCGTCGCCTACGATCCGGTCGCGATCGAGAACGTCCGCCCCGATTACCCCGACATCGAGTACGCCGACTCGTCGGAGGGCGCGCTCACGGACGCGGACGGCGCGGTCGTCGCCACCGGCTGGCCGGAGTTCGACGGGCTCTCGGTCGATGGAATGGCCCGCACAGTCGTGGTCGACGGCCGCCGGATCGACGTCGACGAGGACGCACTCGAGGTTTACGAGGGGCTGACCTGGTAG
- a CDS encoding LeuA family protein, with protein MTTVRGVEFFQGTLDSTDEIESARVFDTTLRDGEQSPGTSFSYDDKRQIASILDEMGTHVIEAGFPVNSDAEFEAVRDIASATSSTTCGLARVVDGDIEAALDSGVEMVHTFVSTSDVQIEDSMHATREEVVQRAVESVERIKEAGVTCMFSPMDATRTDEEYLIDVIEAVTEAGTDWINIPDTCGVATPTRFRAMIEKVCAHTDARVDVHTHDDFGLATANALAGIEAGAAQAQVSVNSIGERAGNAAYEEYVMAVESLYQCDTGIDTTRITELSSVVEEKSGMDTPGNKPVVGSNAFSHESGIHAAGVIENSDTFEPGVMTPEMVGAERRLVMGKHTGTHSVRERLVERGFEPTDDQVKAVTRRVKDYGAEKRRVTVDDLERFAEEAGVERRNEEEEVRI; from the coding sequence CTGACAACAGTCAGGGGGGTCGAGTTCTTCCAGGGCACGTTAGATTCCACTGACGAAATAGAGTCAGCACGTGTCTTCGATACGACCCTCCGGGACGGCGAACAGTCGCCCGGCACATCGTTTTCCTACGACGACAAACGGCAGATCGCGTCCATCCTGGACGAGATGGGAACCCACGTCATCGAGGCCGGGTTCCCGGTCAACTCCGACGCGGAGTTCGAAGCCGTTCGTGATATCGCTTCGGCAACCAGTTCGACGACCTGTGGCTTAGCCCGCGTCGTCGACGGTGATATCGAAGCGGCCCTCGATTCCGGCGTCGAGATGGTGCATACGTTCGTGTCCACCAGCGACGTCCAGATCGAGGACTCGATGCACGCCACCCGGGAGGAAGTCGTACAGCGCGCAGTCGAGTCGGTCGAGCGCATCAAAGAGGCGGGCGTGACCTGCATGTTCTCGCCGATGGATGCGACCCGGACCGACGAGGAGTACCTGATCGACGTGATCGAAGCGGTCACGGAGGCGGGCACCGACTGGATCAACATCCCCGACACCTGCGGGGTCGCGACGCCGACCCGGTTCCGGGCCATGATCGAGAAGGTCTGTGCCCACACCGACGCGCGCGTCGACGTTCACACCCACGACGACTTCGGACTGGCCACCGCCAACGCGCTGGCCGGTATCGAAGCCGGCGCGGCACAGGCCCAGGTCTCGGTCAACTCGATCGGCGAGCGGGCCGGCAACGCAGCCTACGAGGAGTACGTGATGGCCGTCGAGTCGCTCTACCAGTGCGATACCGGGATCGATACGACGCGCATCACCGAACTCTCGAGCGTCGTCGAGGAGAAAAGCGGCATGGACACGCCGGGTAACAAGCCCGTCGTCGGCTCCAACGCTTTCTCCCACGAGAGCGGCATCCACGCCGCCGGCGTCATCGAGAACTCCGACACCTTCGAGCCCGGCGTCATGACCCCCGAGATGGTCGGGGCCGAGCGTCGACTGGTCATGGGGAAACACACCGGGACTCACTCGGTCCGGGAGCGACTCGTCGAGCGCGGCTTCGAGCCCACCGACGACCAGGTCAAAGCGGTCACCCGCCGCGTCAAGGACTACGGGGCCGAGAAGCGCCGGGTCACCGTCGACGACTTGGAGCGCTTCGCCGAAGAGGCCGGCGTCGAGCGCCGGAACGAGGAGGAGGAGGTGCGGATCTGA
- the aglJ gene encoding S-layer glycoprotein N-glycosyltransferase AglJ: MEDDVVRSGSDPRPDVEEVIAMTDDSREITSDEVCILIPTLDEAATIGDVIEGFYDEGYTNVVVIDGDSSDETREIARDHGAEVIVQSGSGKGQAVREALEYITVPYVLMLDGDGTYDPADADRMIEPLSRGYEHVIGNRFADMDDDAMRALNGFGNRVINRAFGFVHGANYEDILSGYRAFTVDSFERLSLDSDGFTIETELAVECVKHGVETTVVPVSYSARPEESETNLHPIKDGGTILLALYSLAKTNNPLFYFGSLGITGIVSGGLIAMYVLWEWIQYQQGHEIMALVSAAAILLGVQLLMFGVLSDMLVTLHREQRRRLERIARDEPEK; this comes from the coding sequence ATGGAGGATGACGTGGTACGTTCGGGGTCGGATCCTCGGCCGGACGTCGAGGAGGTAATCGCGATGACCGACGACTCCCGCGAGATCACCTCCGACGAGGTCTGTATCCTCATTCCCACGCTCGACGAGGCCGCCACGATCGGCGACGTGATCGAGGGCTTTTACGACGAGGGATACACGAACGTCGTCGTCATCGACGGCGACTCGAGCGACGAGACTCGCGAGATCGCCCGCGATCACGGTGCCGAGGTGATCGTCCAGTCGGGCAGCGGGAAGGGCCAGGCGGTCCGCGAGGCCCTCGAGTACATCACCGTTCCCTACGTGTTGATGCTCGACGGCGACGGGACCTACGATCCGGCCGACGCCGACCGGATGATCGAACCGCTCTCCCGGGGCTACGAACACGTCATCGGCAACCGCTTCGCCGACATGGACGACGACGCGATGCGGGCGCTGAACGGGTTCGGCAACCGAGTGATAAACCGCGCGTTCGGGTTCGTCCACGGCGCGAACTACGAGGATATTCTGTCGGGGTATCGGGCCTTTACCGTCGACTCCTTCGAGCGCCTGTCGCTCGACTCGGACGGCTTTACGATCGAGACCGAACTCGCCGTCGAGTGTGTCAAACACGGAGTCGAAACGACCGTCGTTCCGGTCAGTTACAGCGCCCGTCCCGAGGAGTCCGAAACCAACCTCCACCCGATCAAGGACGGCGGTACCATCCTGCTCGCGCTGTACTCGCTCGCCAAGACGAACAACCCGCTGTTTTACTTCGGGAGTCTCGGCATCACCGGCATCGTCTCGGGCGGTCTCATCGCGATGTACGTCCTCTGGGAGTGGATCCAGTACCAGCAGGGCCACGAGATCATGGCGCTTGTCTCTGCGGCCGCCATCCTGCTTGGCGTACAACTGCTCATGTTCGGCGTCCTCTCGGACATGCTCGTGACGCTGCACCGCGAGCAACGTCGCCGCCTCGAGCGGATCGCCCGGGACGAACCCGAGAAGTAA
- a CDS encoding VOC family protein, with protein sequence MVSGLAWLALEAKYLEPAAAFYEDELDLTVRERGPREVVFAAGDTDLVVRRPDGVPRGGLHTHFAFSIPDAEYDDWWVRLSADHDLEEAQFGPARSLYLYDPDGNCVELGQRDVAGPGIDGIFEVVLEVRDLERAQAFYEVLGFDAVDEGDDRKRVRLQGPMALELWEPHLGIADARGGVHVDLGFETDDPAAALAAVRDRIGSLEREADDEVVIRDPDGHVLTFTSRA encoded by the coding sequence ATGGTATCCGGGCTGGCCTGGCTGGCGCTCGAGGCCAAGTACCTCGAGCCGGCAGCGGCGTTCTACGAGGACGAACTGGACCTGACCGTCCGCGAGCGCGGCCCCCGCGAGGTCGTCTTCGCGGCCGGCGACACCGACCTCGTCGTCCGCCGTCCCGACGGCGTCCCGCGGGGCGGGCTCCACACCCATTTCGCGTTCTCGATCCCCGACGCCGAGTACGACGACTGGTGGGTTCGACTGAGCGCCGACCACGACCTCGAGGAAGCACAGTTCGGTCCCGCTCGATCGCTGTACCTGTACGACCCCGACGGCAACTGCGTCGAACTCGGACAACGGGACGTGGCCGGGCCGGGCATCGACGGGATCTTCGAGGTCGTCCTCGAGGTCCGCGACCTCGAGCGCGCACAGGCGTTCTACGAGGTGCTGGGGTTCGACGCGGTCGACGAGGGCGACGACCGCAAGCGCGTACGCCTGCAGGGTCCGATGGCGCTGGAACTGTGGGAACCCCACCTCGGCATCGCCGACGCCCGCGGCGGCGTCCACGTCGATCTCGGGTTCGAGACCGACGATCCGGCCGCGGCGCTCGCCGCGGTTCGGGATCGGATCGGCTCGCTCGAGCGCGAGGCCGACGACGAGGTCGTGATTCGGGACCCGGACGGGCACGTCCTGACGTTTACCAGTAGAGCGTAA